One genomic segment of Catalinimonas alkaloidigena includes these proteins:
- a CDS encoding response regulator translates to MGSKDTSKISVFIIDDHQMFINGIQSMFVNHARIRIIGASTSGNEALRQLKKSVPDVVLLDINLPDMDGIELNKLLHQKFPQIKVIALTMHHEASFIQTMIRHGARAYVLKNSGQEQLQQAIITVAAGDTYFGEEVKEALMQGILPESKTSHTMIPRLSRREREVLELIIQEFTTQEIADKLFISQNTVETHRKNLLQKLNVRNTAGLVRFAIEKGLVD, encoded by the coding sequence ATGGGTTCTAAAGACACATCAAAAATCAGCGTATTTATTATTGATGACCATCAGATGTTTATCAATGGCATTCAGTCTATGTTTGTCAATCATGCACGCATCAGAATAATAGGAGCAAGTACAAGTGGCAATGAAGCGCTCCGTCAGCTCAAAAAATCAGTACCTGATGTGGTGTTACTGGACATCAACCTACCGGATATGGACGGTATAGAGCTCAATAAATTGCTGCATCAGAAATTTCCTCAAATCAAAGTGATAGCGCTTACCATGCACCATGAGGCCAGCTTCATACAGACCATGATCAGACACGGAGCCCGGGCCTATGTGCTGAAAAATAGCGGACAGGAACAGCTCCAGCAGGCCATTATCACTGTAGCAGCCGGTGATACCTATTTCGGAGAAGAGGTAAAGGAAGCCCTTATGCAAGGCATATTACCCGAAAGTAAAACGAGCCACACTATGATTCCCAGACTCTCCCGGCGTGAAAGAGAAGTACTGGAGCTCATCATACAGGAATTCACCACCCAGGAGATCGCCGACAAACTGTTCATTAGCCAAAACACGGTAGAGACTCACCGAAAGAATCTGCTGCAAAAACTCAACGTACGTAACACTGCCGGCCTAGTTCGCTTTGCCATTGAGAAAGGGCTGGTAGACTAA
- a CDS encoding tetratricopeptide repeat-containing sensor histidine kinase, with amino-acid sequence MKSPVFLSLLLSFIIINQSISQNLELIDSLEKVVRTPNPDSLKAKAYFGLTWQHLLYDLQKSKHYATQGLNLSKKMGDSLGIHRVYHYWGLIHRLESNYDSSLYYFQKVIDFHLRNGRESNTLQARFNMGVVTSFQGLYEKSLEHYLKALKIAEDVDDQYMVADVLNSMGIIHKKLKNYGQSLEMTHTALQIAEEQENLNQQANCLSNIGSLYAETLEFDSALMYFQKAYEIDKIQNVAWGIAHQLTNIGEVYTEKGDYALASDFLLEGLTIRKELGQRKEIAESYLKLAFLNNLQNKALEAQQYAQQAIALSAEIGDRPTLRDAYKMLALAYEHMGNYRLAYQHHLSYTVLHDSMLNESNTRQINTLQAQYETEKKEKEIVLLSRDKEIQQATIVQKDTEIKALTVVFVLAFLFILTLIFFFRAKIKNQKLITLKNEELHQRRVDQLEKQQKIISMEAMVAGQEEERKRIAKDLHDGLGNLLANVQMQFSTVQDHIRQERLGSYQEANQLLGEACGEVRKIAHNMMPGTLTKFGLVSAILDMKNTIEKTKKISVDVQVYGIKKRLEEKVEINLYRIIQELMNNIIKHAQATEVMIQLTQQGEDLNLLVEDNGIGFDLQQAQKKGGLGMKSLQSRVSYVDGTLEIDTVPGRGTSVLIYVPIVQKEKEVLLHT; translated from the coding sequence ATGAAATCTCCTGTCTTTCTTAGCTTACTGCTTTCGTTTATAATTATTAATCAAAGCATCTCCCAAAACCTGGAATTGATTGATAGCCTGGAAAAAGTGGTTCGGACTCCTAATCCCGACTCTCTTAAAGCTAAGGCTTACTTTGGCCTTACCTGGCAACATTTACTTTACGACTTGCAAAAAAGCAAACATTACGCTACGCAGGGCCTAAACCTAAGCAAAAAAATGGGCGATAGCCTGGGTATACACAGAGTGTATCATTACTGGGGCTTGATCCATCGTCTAGAGAGCAATTATGATTCATCCCTGTATTATTTTCAAAAAGTAATAGATTTTCACCTGCGAAACGGACGTGAATCTAATACCCTGCAGGCTCGCTTTAACATGGGCGTAGTTACGAGCTTTCAGGGTTTGTACGAAAAAAGTCTGGAGCATTACCTTAAAGCACTAAAAATAGCTGAGGACGTAGATGACCAGTACATGGTGGCTGATGTTCTCAACAGCATGGGCATTATTCACAAGAAACTTAAAAACTACGGGCAATCACTGGAAATGACCCACACTGCGCTACAAATAGCTGAAGAACAGGAGAATTTAAACCAACAGGCCAACTGCCTGAGTAATATTGGGAGCCTCTATGCCGAAACCCTGGAATTTGACAGTGCGCTTATGTATTTTCAAAAAGCGTATGAAATAGATAAAATTCAAAATGTAGCCTGGGGTATTGCTCATCAACTGACCAATATTGGAGAGGTATACACAGAAAAAGGGGATTATGCACTGGCTTCTGATTTTCTGCTGGAAGGTTTAACCATCAGAAAGGAACTGGGGCAGAGAAAAGAAATCGCCGAAAGCTACCTGAAACTGGCTTTTTTGAATAACCTCCAAAATAAAGCTTTAGAAGCCCAACAATACGCTCAGCAGGCTATAGCGCTATCTGCCGAAATAGGTGACCGCCCTACTTTGAGAGATGCTTACAAAATGCTGGCCCTGGCTTATGAGCATATGGGCAACTATCGCCTGGCCTATCAGCATCACCTGTCATATACCGTACTGCACGATAGTATGCTAAATGAATCTAATACCAGGCAGATCAACACTTTACAGGCGCAATACGAAACAGAAAAGAAAGAAAAAGAGATCGTGCTACTCTCCCGGGATAAGGAAATACAACAAGCTACTATTGTACAGAAAGACACTGAAATTAAGGCGCTTACGGTTGTTTTTGTACTTGCCTTTCTGTTTATCCTCACTTTGATTTTCTTTTTCAGAGCCAAAATCAAAAACCAGAAGCTAATCACCCTTAAAAATGAGGAACTACACCAGCGGAGAGTAGACCAGCTGGAAAAACAGCAGAAAATCATCTCTATGGAAGCTATGGTAGCCGGACAGGAAGAGGAGCGAAAACGTATCGCCAAAGACCTGCATGATGGCCTCGGTAATCTACTGGCCAATGTACAAATGCAGTTTAGCACTGTACAGGATCATATCAGACAGGAAAGGCTTGGCTCTTACCAGGAAGCTAACCAACTGCTGGGAGAGGCCTGTGGTGAAGTGAGAAAAATTGCCCATAACATGATGCCCGGCACCCTTACCAAATTTGGACTGGTATCGGCTATTCTGGACATGAAGAATACCATAGAAAAAACAAAAAAAATATCAGTAGATGTGCAGGTATACGGAATCAAAAAAAGGCTGGAAGAGAAAGTAGAAATAAACCTTTACCGTATTATTCAGGAGTTGATGAACAATATTATCAAACATGCACAGGCTACCGAAGTGATGATACAACTGACACAACAGGGAGAAGATCTCAATCTGCTGGTAGAAGATAATGGTATAGGTTTTGACCTGCAACAAGCTCAGAAAAAAGGAGGCTTGGGTATGAAAAGCCTGCAATCACGTGTCAGCTACGTAGACGGAACTTTAGAAATAGACACCGTTCCGGGAAGAGGAACCAGCGTTCTTATTTATGTACCTATAGTTCAAAAAGAAAAGGAAGTCCTATTACATACTTAA
- a CDS encoding ATP-binding protein — MQIKITITGPESSGKTTLSRTLAEKFNTLWVPEYARDYINQLHRPYEESDLLEIARGQLAREDEYAQQTRQIYFCDTSLEVIKIWSEFKFKRCHPWILEQHQKRKADFYLLCAPDLPWEDDPQRENPDDREELFEIYQQELSGEPVQEVWGGEGKRLQAAEEAIRVLLP, encoded by the coding sequence ATGCAGATAAAAATCACCATCACGGGACCTGAGTCCAGCGGAAAGACAACTTTATCCAGAACATTGGCAGAGAAGTTTAATACGCTCTGGGTACCTGAGTATGCCCGTGATTACATCAATCAGCTCCATCGTCCTTATGAGGAAAGTGACCTGCTGGAAATTGCCCGCGGTCAGTTAGCCAGAGAAGATGAGTATGCCCAACAAACCCGTCAGATATATTTTTGTGATACCAGTTTGGAGGTGATCAAGATCTGGAGCGAGTTCAAATTCAAAAGGTGTCATCCCTGGATACTGGAACAGCATCAAAAACGGAAAGCCGACTTCTATTTACTCTGTGCACCTGATCTCCCCTGGGAGGATGATCCTCAGCGTGAAAACCCTGATGATCGGGAAGAACTTTTTGAAATCTATCAGCAGGAATTATCCGGTGAGCCTGTGCAGGAGGTTTGGGGTGGAGAAGGAAAAAGACTTCAAGCAGCAGAGGAAGCGATTCGTGTTTTGCTTCCTTAA
- a CDS encoding TonB-dependent receptor, with protein MRVFLLQILAALILPVGAWAQVTVSGKVTDAQTNEALAGANVTIAGTTQGTVTNSEGKYSLQVNQTPATLKVSFVGFDSKAVRISAETGSVTKNFSLPAARSLEEVMIKAIRADQKIPVTQKTITRQEIEEVYVGQDALFVLERKTPSILAYSESGTNLSNYGQMRLRGIDQTRINITLNGVPLNDMIDQGVFFSNFTDFGNSIESVQVQRGVGTSTNGTASYAGSINFESVNLRDSVASAEVQLLGGSFDTYRASGEVKTGLLNDKFAFYTRFTRTTSEGYRYHSGTDSYSFFFSGGYFGEKDMVKITGFTGRTKNDLAYLPVALPDIEADPRTNYVSENDTDDFGQHLVQLEYTRFLGQNTSLVSSVYYGGAGGDFPAGFPDEEGNFMQINYPLFNDHYGFMSYLNHTSDNGQWEINGGLHAYTFQRENIEAIIPNYAEPYYQDESRKDELSLFAKASYELGNLILFGDLQFRTVQLDMTADETFLGQEAAIPTRSWTFFNPKVGLTYELNSYMNLYASYGRSGREPTRTDILGSTQINTFNLEDAQNPDAVQAEYVNDFEGGVRMSNSQLSGQANVFYMQFENEIAPIGEAIPEGFIQLRKNMPSSYRRGVEVDWEYRPVTQFTFSGDVTYMQSQIDEYAPEGADQVYTNVAPIISPEWIVNASLEYRPINWLTVAVSPRYVSESYLEPTNQEDLVLPEFFLLDTRATLSFGKHTLSLQLNNLLDKEYYSYGQPVSYNGQLVPGYFVQPPRNFYAILRLRF; from the coding sequence ATGCGAGTTTTTTTGTTGCAGATACTGGCTGCATTGATATTGCCAGTAGGTGCATGGGCGCAGGTGACCGTTAGCGGAAAGGTAACGGATGCGCAGACCAACGAAGCATTAGCAGGTGCTAATGTGACAATTGCAGGTACCACCCAGGGTACAGTGACTAATTCTGAAGGTAAATACAGCCTTCAGGTGAATCAAACACCGGCCACGCTCAAAGTAAGTTTTGTGGGCTTTGACAGTAAGGCAGTTAGGATTAGTGCGGAAACAGGAAGTGTAACGAAGAATTTCAGCCTTCCTGCTGCCCGTTCTCTGGAAGAAGTGATGATCAAAGCCATTCGTGCTGACCAAAAAATTCCTGTTACGCAGAAGACCATCACCCGGCAGGAGATTGAGGAAGTTTATGTAGGTCAGGACGCCCTCTTTGTATTGGAAAGAAAGACCCCTTCCATTCTGGCCTATTCTGAGTCAGGGACTAACCTGAGCAACTACGGGCAAATGCGTTTGAGAGGCATTGACCAGACGCGCATCAATATCACACTGAATGGTGTACCCCTCAATGACATGATTGATCAGGGCGTGTTCTTCTCAAATTTCACGGACTTTGGCAATAGTATAGAGTCGGTGCAGGTGCAGCGTGGTGTAGGGACCAGCACCAATGGAACTGCCTCTTACGCTGGCTCCATCAACTTTGAGTCAGTCAACCTGAGAGATAGCGTTGCCAGTGCGGAGGTACAGCTTCTGGGAGGCTCTTTTGATACCTACCGTGCCAGTGGTGAGGTGAAAACAGGCTTGCTCAACGATAAATTTGCCTTCTACACCCGCTTTACCCGCACTACTTCAGAAGGCTATCGCTATCATAGCGGTACGGACTCTTACTCTTTCTTCTTCTCAGGAGGTTATTTCGGAGAGAAAGATATGGTGAAGATTACCGGCTTTACCGGTCGTACCAAAAATGACCTGGCTTACCTTCCCGTGGCTTTGCCCGATATTGAAGCTGATCCCCGCACCAATTATGTCTCAGAAAATGATACGGATGATTTCGGGCAGCATTTGGTGCAGTTAGAGTACACACGCTTTCTAGGTCAGAATACTTCATTAGTATCCTCTGTTTACTATGGAGGAGCAGGGGGAGACTTTCCGGCAGGTTTTCCGGACGAAGAGGGTAATTTCATGCAGATCAATTACCCACTCTTCAATGACCACTATGGCTTTATGTCATATCTGAACCATACTTCTGATAATGGACAATGGGAGATAAACGGAGGCCTCCACGCTTACACTTTTCAGCGGGAAAATATAGAAGCTATTATTCCCAACTATGCAGAGCCGTATTACCAGGATGAGTCACGAAAAGATGAGTTGAGCTTATTTGCCAAAGCCAGCTACGAATTGGGTAATCTGATTCTTTTTGGTGACTTGCAATTCCGCACTGTCCAACTGGACATGACGGCAGACGAAACTTTCCTTGGTCAGGAAGCCGCTATCCCTACCCGTAGCTGGACATTTTTTAACCCCAAGGTTGGGCTAACGTATGAATTGAACAGCTATATGAATTTGTATGCTTCTTATGGCAGAAGTGGTCGGGAGCCTACACGTACGGATATTTTGGGCTCTACCCAGATCAATACTTTTAACCTGGAGGATGCTCAGAACCCGGATGCCGTGCAGGCTGAGTATGTCAATGATTTTGAAGGCGGCGTGCGCATGAGCAACAGCCAGCTTTCTGGTCAGGCCAATGTTTTCTACATGCAGTTTGAAAATGAAATTGCACCCATTGGAGAAGCTATTCCCGAAGGCTTTATCCAACTACGGAAAAACATGCCCAGCAGCTATCGCCGTGGTGTAGAGGTAGACTGGGAGTATCGCCCGGTTACACAGTTTACCTTCAGTGGAGATGTAACCTATATGCAGAGCCAGATTGATGAGTACGCCCCGGAAGGTGCCGATCAGGTGTATACGAATGTAGCGCCGATCATCAGCCCGGAGTGGATTGTTAATGCAAGCTTGGAGTATAGACCAATCAATTGGCTTACTGTAGCCGTGAGTCCACGCTATGTGAGTGAGTCGTATCTGGAGCCTACCAATCAGGAAGATTTGGTGTTGCCGGAATTTTTTCTGCTGGATACGCGAGCTACACTTTCTTTCGGGAAACATACTCTAAGCCTGCAACTCAATAATTTACTGGACAAAGAATACTACAGTTATGGGCAGCCGGTAAGTTATAATGGTCAATTGGTCCCCGGCTATTTTGTGCAGCCTCCCCGTAATTTTTATGCTATCCTAAGGCTAAGGTTTTAG
- a CDS encoding ABC transporter substrate-binding protein, which yields MKLKIALDWTPNVIHAGMYLAQLENIFAEHGLEVELISTDVDNYTKKPIERLIEGEVDIALGPSEHLINYRLLKEESFPVKAIATVMQEETSAFVTLKSSGIDRPAKLDGKTYAGYKTVLEENLITTIIRNDGGKGEIELTTPPRLSVFDGFLQRKADTCWVFMPWEGIIAQQKGYELNAFHLKDYQVPYGYSPILMTLESTLKEKGAALQHLLQACGQGYIRAASEPEKAAAFLVQGIAHSNFEDISFIMRAMQVIAPTFLNQNDRWGVMSNERWNDYTRWLIKHKMLKKADGIVLEEADTESFFTNTLLD from the coding sequence ATGAAACTAAAAATAGCGCTGGACTGGACACCCAACGTAATTCATGCAGGAATGTATCTGGCCCAGCTTGAAAATATATTTGCAGAACACGGACTGGAAGTAGAATTAATTTCTACCGATGTTGATAATTACACCAAAAAACCGATTGAACGCCTCATTGAAGGTGAGGTAGACATTGCCCTAGGCCCTTCCGAACATCTGATCAACTATCGTCTGCTCAAAGAAGAAAGTTTTCCTGTCAAGGCCATTGCTACCGTGATGCAGGAAGAAACCAGTGCTTTCGTTACGCTCAAGTCCAGCGGAATTGATCGCCCGGCTAAGCTGGATGGAAAAACCTATGCCGGGTATAAAACAGTGCTGGAAGAGAATTTGATCACGACCATAATTCGCAATGATGGAGGGAAAGGAGAAATTGAGCTGACTACTCCTCCACGCCTTAGCGTATTTGATGGCTTTCTACAGAGAAAAGCGGATACCTGCTGGGTGTTTATGCCCTGGGAAGGTATCATTGCGCAGCAAAAAGGATACGAACTGAATGCTTTTCACCTCAAAGATTATCAAGTGCCTTATGGGTATTCTCCGATACTAATGACATTGGAAAGTACTCTTAAAGAAAAGGGGGCAGCTTTGCAGCACCTTTTACAGGCTTGTGGGCAAGGCTATATTCGGGCTGCAAGCGAGCCGGAAAAAGCCGCTGCATTTCTGGTACAGGGTATAGCTCACAGTAATTTTGAGGATATCAGTTTTATCATGCGTGCGATGCAGGTCATTGCTCCTACATTTTTAAATCAAAATGACCGCTGGGGAGTTATGAGTAATGAACGATGGAATGATTACACCCGGTGGTTGATCAAACATAAAATGCTGAAAAAAGCAGATGGTATTGTATTGGAAGAAGCTGATACGGAAAGTTTCTTCACCAATACGCTGCTGGATTAA
- a CDS encoding ABC transporter substrate-binding protein: MKLTLALDWTPNSMHAGILVAEAKEYFEDNGLGLEIINPASDNYATTPAKKLSQKLVDLAIAPSESVII; encoded by the coding sequence ATGAAACTTACATTGGCACTCGACTGGACGCCCAATAGCATGCATGCTGGAATATTGGTAGCAGAAGCAAAAGAATATTTTGAAGACAATGGCCTTGGTTTGGAAATAATTAACCCTGCTTCGGATAATTATGCCACAACTCCGGCCAAAAAGCTTTCACAAAAGCTGGTAGACCTGGCCATTGCACCCTCTGAAAGTGTGATCATATAA
- a CDS encoding ABC transporter substrate-binding protein: MRKEPTPLVAIAANLQKDTSAIVALEHSGIDRPKKMDNKTFASYEARFENDMIRQLVKNDGGEGSFKISNPAVLSMWEALLEGKADASWVFLPWEGMKAKYERDNLKFYAFQLGNYDIPYGYSPLIISHQDVVDQKGIAIKVFLEAVEEGWRYVYNSPEKAAKELHKHAKQSEFENLAFLEESLTMLQPAINTSYDRWGFMEGERWVGFIDWMIRHQILQDEEGVPMNYGQIDSSMLYTNEFFKWHEKNKAF, encoded by the coding sequence ATGCGTAAAGAGCCTACTCCTTTGGTAGCAATCGCTGCCAATCTGCAAAAAGATACCAGTGCGATAGTAGCGTTGGAGCATAGTGGTATAGATAGACCTAAAAAAATGGATAATAAAACTTTCGCTTCGTATGAGGCAAGGTTTGAAAACGATATGATTAGACAGTTGGTGAAAAATGATGGAGGAGAGGGTAGTTTTAAAATCAGCAATCCTGCGGTACTCAGTATGTGGGAAGCATTGCTGGAAGGCAAGGCAGACGCTAGCTGGGTTTTTCTTCCCTGGGAAGGGATGAAAGCAAAGTACGAACGGGATAATCTGAAATTTTATGCTTTTCAATTGGGAAACTATGACATTCCTTATGGCTATTCTCCACTAATCATTAGTCATCAGGATGTAGTAGATCAGAAAGGAATAGCTATCAAAGTGTTTTTAGAAGCAGTAGAAGAAGGATGGCGCTATGTATACAATTCTCCTGAAAAAGCGGCTAAAGAGCTGCATAAGCATGCTAAACAATCTGAGTTTGAAAATTTGGCTTTTTTAGAAGAATCACTAACAATGCTTCAGCCTGCCATTAATACTTCTTACGATCGCTGGGGATTTATGGAAGGTGAACGCTGGGTAGGCTTTATTGACTGGATGATACGGCATCAAATCCTGCAAGATGAAGAAGGGGTACCCATGAACTACGGGCAGATAGATTCTTCTATGTTGTATACTAATGAATTTTTCAAATGGCATGAAAAGAATAAGGCTTTTTAA
- a CDS encoding BamA/TamA family outer membrane protein: MKVRELSVIFAYMLMWLFSAQEGAAQAVILNGNAEDKKILKNYPFEAEVTDSLSAVQFLKELISRLQGDGYFTASATVLEKVDGSRWQSHITLGEQYQWAYLDPGNLDPLMQERSGFREKFFLHRPFSYQDLNKMIERILQEAENSGFPFASVQLTEIKVYQGEVSASLHYESGPYITFGDLQLSGTNKVKADFLASYLKIPSGSAYSEKKVEQITQSIRSLPYVEMTVPLEVSFQNDEAEVHLALANRKVNQMDGLVNLLPNENEGGILLTGSLEILLNNLMKSGKQLSLQWQRLQVESQQLSISYQHPYLFRTPYQAGFSFNLLKEDTSFINRSLAFNLSYPLPRASLISLNVDFRSSSVLSDLDLQPMNSGTLGEVGDFGLLNLGINLQLNRLNDVLLPTNGWSFSSTIGVGRKHITSTTIEADKQVSWQPFSQLTLRQYYRLGKLWVLYHRLSGAYLAGESLYLNDLYRLGGLRSLRGFNDNFFYASYYGMSNLEVRLLLEQAAQTQSYLYIFYDQAILGHQLAEHYQERPLGLGLGLSITTDVGVFNFAYAVGKIKYQTLDFSLSKIHFGYISRF, translated from the coding sequence ATGAAGGTCAGGGAGTTATCAGTAATTTTTGCTTACATGCTTATGTGGCTTTTCTCTGCACAAGAGGGAGCAGCGCAGGCTGTAATATTGAATGGTAATGCAGAAGACAAAAAGATACTGAAAAACTATCCTTTTGAAGCAGAGGTTACCGATAGTTTGAGTGCTGTGCAATTCCTTAAGGAACTCATTAGCCGTCTACAGGGAGATGGCTATTTTACTGCCAGTGCTACAGTATTAGAAAAAGTAGATGGTAGTCGTTGGCAGTCTCATATCACCCTAGGTGAACAATACCAATGGGCATATCTTGATCCCGGAAATCTGGATCCATTGATGCAGGAGCGTTCAGGTTTTAGGGAGAAATTTTTTCTGCATCGCCCCTTCTCCTATCAGGATCTGAACAAAATGATAGAGCGCATCCTGCAGGAAGCCGAAAATAGTGGCTTCCCATTTGCCAGTGTTCAACTCACAGAAATAAAAGTGTATCAAGGAGAGGTGAGTGCAAGTCTTCATTATGAATCCGGGCCTTATATCACATTTGGAGATTTACAGCTTAGCGGTACCAACAAAGTAAAAGCAGATTTTCTTGCTTCTTACCTCAAAATTCCTTCAGGCAGCGCGTACAGTGAAAAAAAAGTTGAGCAAATTACGCAATCCATACGAAGCTTACCATATGTCGAAATGACAGTTCCATTGGAAGTGAGCTTTCAAAATGATGAGGCAGAAGTACATCTTGCACTAGCAAACCGTAAGGTAAACCAGATGGATGGACTGGTGAACTTACTACCTAATGAAAATGAAGGCGGAATATTGCTAACAGGTAGCCTGGAAATACTGCTTAATAACCTGATGAAAAGCGGAAAACAATTGAGTTTGCAGTGGCAGCGCCTCCAAGTTGAATCGCAGCAATTGTCAATTAGCTATCAGCATCCGTATCTGTTTCGCACTCCTTACCAGGCAGGTTTTTCGTTTAACCTCTTGAAGGAAGATACGTCGTTTATCAACCGTAGTCTTGCCTTTAATCTGTCTTATCCACTTCCTCGGGCCAGTCTGATTAGTTTAAATGTCGATTTTCGAAGCAGCAGTGTTCTTAGTGACCTGGATTTACAGCCAATGAATTCTGGTACATTGGGAGAAGTTGGTGATTTTGGCTTACTGAACTTAGGCATCAATCTACAACTCAATCGTCTAAATGATGTGTTGTTACCTACAAACGGATGGAGCTTTTCCAGTACTATAGGAGTAGGAAGAAAGCATATCACATCTACTACTATAGAAGCCGATAAGCAAGTGAGCTGGCAACCCTTCTCACAATTGACACTGAGGCAATATTATAGGTTGGGTAAGCTTTGGGTACTCTATCATCGTCTGAGTGGAGCATATTTGGCAGGAGAGAGTTTGTATCTGAACGATTTGTACCGGCTGGGTGGTTTACGGTCTTTGAGAGGCTTTAACGATAATTTCTTCTATGCATCTTATTATGGTATGTCTAATCTGGAAGTTCGCTTATTGCTAGAACAGGCAGCACAGACACAATCTTATTTGTATATTTTTTACGATCAGGCCATTTTAGGGCATCAGCTGGCAGAGCATTATCAGGAGAGGCCGCTTGGTTTAGGGCTGGGGCTAAGCATTACTACAGATGTGGGAGTGTTTAATTTTGCTTATGCAGTAGGCAAGATAAAATACCAAACTTTAGATTTTAGCTTATCAAAAATCCATTTTGGGTACATTAGCCGATTTTAA
- a CDS encoding DUF4271 domain-containing protein, which produces MSKPLPEAWQSQYEVIKNLNREWVTIDDNNRYVPYIDKSMAEVPVVGVILEVSRYSSNKLLVCTPANSAVLIEKKISSYHQEEACVLLDVDSLKTVYQKDKILISVFQSKKKFENVGIWAVQSKTTSALHSANLSYKRDISILQDFFTSAILTLLIFYAVLINQYPRIYKNLYSLTRVFSFKVREDNSRIRLINEAHIMFLIQHCFLVAFLFIMLVSTTDLIQVEVPYLDFQPTTYVRYMLLWGQVSLLVLAAIWLKYIIVMLFGTLFKLRQLRVLYMLDYMRMSLIYSAFLFVLLIIIFAGIGYYNNYYFNLIIYLFILLASLRVIVLYFRLFRSASFRNIYLFSYICVAEVIPLLIGLEILVI; this is translated from the coding sequence ATGAGCAAACCCTTACCTGAGGCTTGGCAGAGTCAGTATGAAGTTATCAAAAACCTCAATAGGGAGTGGGTCACTATTGACGATAACAATCGTTATGTGCCTTACATAGATAAGAGCATGGCAGAGGTCCCTGTAGTAGGAGTTATTCTTGAAGTATCAAGATACAGTAGTAACAAATTGCTGGTCTGTACTCCTGCTAATAGCGCAGTGCTTATCGAGAAGAAAATATCTTCTTATCATCAGGAAGAAGCTTGTGTGCTTCTTGACGTAGATAGCTTGAAAACAGTATATCAGAAAGATAAAATACTCATCTCTGTATTTCAGTCCAAAAAAAAGTTTGAGAATGTAGGAATCTGGGCAGTACAATCTAAGACTACCTCTGCACTGCACAGTGCTAATTTGTCTTATAAGAGAGACATCAGTATTCTTCAGGATTTTTTTACATCAGCTATACTTACACTTTTGATTTTCTATGCTGTACTCATCAACCAATACCCAAGAATTTATAAAAACTTATATAGCCTGACGCGTGTATTTTCGTTTAAGGTAAGGGAAGATAATAGTAGAATTCGCTTGATTAATGAAGCACATATTATGTTCCTTATACAGCATTGTTTTTTGGTAGCGTTCTTGTTCATCATGTTGGTTTCTACGACTGACTTAATACAAGTTGAAGTACCTTATCTTGATTTTCAGCCTACTACTTACGTTAGGTATATGCTTTTGTGGGGACAGGTATCCCTGTTGGTGTTAGCCGCTATATGGCTGAAGTATATTATTGTAATGCTTTTTGGTACACTTTTCAAATTGAGACAACTTCGCGTTCTCTATATGCTTGATTATATGCGGATGTCTTTGATTTATAGTGCCTTCCTTTTTGTATTGCTGATCATCATTTTTGCGGGTATAGGATATTATAATAACTACTATTTTAATCTGATTATTTATCTTTTTATTTTACTGGCTTCACTTCGGGTTATCGTTCTGTATTTCAGGCTTTTCAGGAGTGCCTCATTTAGAAATATATATTTATTTTCGTACATTTGCGTCGCAGAAGTCATACCCTTATTAATAGGCCTTGAAATACTTGTTATTTGA